A genomic stretch from Sphingomonas faeni includes:
- a CDS encoding aspartate kinase gives MARIVMKFGGTSMAGIERIRNVAARVKREVDAGNQVAVVVSAMAGETDRLVGFCREASSLYDAKEYDVVVSAGEQITSGLLAIALQAAGCKARSWLGWQLPINTSDAHGSARIGEIDTAALDASLAEGVVAVIPGFQGVADGQRVTTLGRGGSDTSAVAMAAAMKADRCDIYTDVDGVYTTDPRIVPRARKLSKVTYEEMLELASVGAKVLQTRSVGLAMKENVRVRVLSSFEDGDTNDGHRGTLIVGEEEIDDMERQLITGIAHDKNEAKITLTQVSDRPGSVAAIFAPLADGGINVDMIVQNVAHSTGSTDVTFTVPAADLARSLDILDKAKEAIGYATIVHDTRVAKVSVVGVGMRSHAGVASTMFTTLGERGINIQAIATSEIKVSVLIEEDYTELAVRVLHTAYGLDAEDAA, from the coding sequence ATGGCCCGTATCGTGATGAAATTCGGCGGGACGTCGATGGCTGGGATCGAGCGGATCCGCAACGTCGCCGCGCGCGTGAAGCGCGAAGTCGACGCCGGCAACCAGGTCGCCGTCGTCGTCTCCGCGATGGCTGGCGAGACCGACCGGCTCGTCGGCTTCTGCCGCGAGGCGTCGTCGCTGTACGATGCCAAGGAATATGACGTCGTCGTCTCGGCCGGCGAGCAGATCACGAGCGGCCTGCTCGCGATCGCTTTGCAGGCGGCGGGTTGCAAGGCCCGGTCGTGGCTCGGCTGGCAGTTGCCGATCAACACGTCCGACGCGCACGGCTCGGCCCGGATCGGTGAAATCGACACGGCCGCGCTCGATGCGAGCCTCGCCGAGGGTGTCGTCGCGGTGATCCCAGGTTTCCAGGGCGTTGCGGACGGTCAGCGCGTCACCACCTTGGGCCGCGGCGGCTCGGATACGTCGGCGGTGGCGATGGCGGCGGCGATGAAGGCCGACCGCTGCGACATCTATACCGACGTCGACGGCGTCTACACGACCGACCCCAGGATCGTGCCGCGCGCGCGAAAACTGAGCAAGGTCACGTATGAAGAGATGCTGGAACTCGCCAGCGTAGGTGCCAAGGTGTTGCAGACGCGCTCTGTCGGCCTGGCGATGAAAGAGAATGTGCGCGTGCGCGTGCTGTCTTCGTTCGAAGACGGCGATACCAATGACGGTCACCGCGGCACGCTGATCGTGGGCGAAGAGGAAATCGACGATATGGAACGCCAGCTCATCACCGGCATCGCGCACGACAAGAACGAGGCGAAGATCACGCTGACGCAGGTCAGCGATCGGCCCGGCTCGGTCGCGGCGATCTTCGCGCCGCTGGCGGACGGCGGGATCAACGTCGACATGATCGTGCAGAACGTCGCGCACTCGACCGGCTCGACTGACGTCACCTTCACGGTGCCTGCGGCGGACCTCGCGCGATCGCTCGATATCCTCGACAAGGCAAAGGAGGCGATCGGCTATGCGACGATCGTCCACGATACGCGCGTCGCCAAGGTCTCGGTCGTCGGCGTCGGGATGCGCAGCCACGCGGGCGTTGCATCGACGATGTTCACGACGCTCGGCGAGCGCGGCATCAACATCCAGGCGATCGCGACCTCGGAGATTAAGGTCAGCGTGCTGATCGAAGAGGATTATACCGAGCTGGCGGTGCGCGTGCTGCACACGGCGTACGGTCTCGATGCCGAGGACGCGGCGTAA
- the ubiG gene encoding bifunctional 2-polyprenyl-6-hydroxyphenol methylase/3-demethylubiquinol 3-O-methyltransferase UbiG — MILASDTVNSATIDPREAAHFGTMAKDWWDPKGSSAPLHKLNPPRLRYIREQVDAHWGGDGVSFTPLAGKTALDVGCGAGLLCEPLARLGATVTGIDAAPENIAVAETHAAQSGLAIDYRAGGVEGLVGQYDLVTSLEVIEHVSDPAGFVRGLARTLAEGGLLILSTPNRTPLSRLAMITVAEGAGVIPKGTHDWNKFLTPEELTALLKDAGLRVTDTRGLSFSPATGFTLSDSTSLDYFLTAVKA, encoded by the coding sequence ATGATACTGGCAAGTGACACCGTAAACAGCGCAACAATCGATCCGCGCGAGGCCGCGCATTTCGGCACGATGGCCAAGGACTGGTGGGATCCGAAGGGCTCGTCCGCCCCGCTTCACAAGCTCAACCCGCCGCGGCTGCGCTATATTCGCGAGCAGGTCGACGCGCATTGGGGCGGCGATGGGGTTAGCTTCACGCCGCTGGCGGGGAAGACCGCGCTCGACGTCGGCTGCGGCGCAGGGTTGCTATGCGAACCGCTCGCTCGTCTCGGCGCGACGGTGACGGGGATCGATGCCGCGCCCGAGAATATCGCGGTGGCGGAGACCCATGCGGCGCAGAGCGGGTTGGCGATCGATTATCGCGCGGGGGGCGTCGAGGGGCTGGTCGGGCAATATGATCTGGTCACCAGCCTCGAGGTGATCGAGCATGTCAGCGATCCCGCCGGCTTTGTTCGGGGTTTGGCGCGGACGTTGGCGGAGGGCGGGCTGCTGATTTTGTCGACGCCCAACCGTACGCCGTTGTCTCGGTTGGCGATGATCACCGTAGCGGAAGGTGCTGGGGTCATTCCCAAGGGGACGCATGACTGGAACAAGTTCCTGACGCCAGAAGAGCTGACGGCGTTGCTGAAGGATGCGGGGCTGCGTGTGACGGATACGCGGGGGCTGAGCTTCTCGCCCGCGACGGGGTTCACGCTGAGCGATTCAACCAGTCTCGATTACTTCCTGACCGCGGTAAAAGCCTGA
- a CDS encoding DUF2029 domain-containing protein encodes MNILLMLAALAILFITLALLRPVDHDESQYVAAAALTAHGLLPYRDFAYLQTPLQPYLFAPVAALAGPWTWPALRILNALLGVVTIACIHTAARTLGAKPKAALACAALFATCDILLFSIGTARNDALPAALLAAALPLIVRPAITHKTAALAGLLLASAAAAKISYAFPALAYGVYALVDRRHRPAAILLGTVPVIAFVAWSYATSPAGFVFGTFTFPARAPAEYYALRPWKTSLPAKAIDTLKFLALGAALPALALVARDAWRRRTVGLLDWLILAGLIAALLPFPTWRQYLLPALPALFVRLSMIPPPSRAWRIAFATFAIAGLAPSVAALADSDGLSLTQAQREGRAVGRTLDRRGLEGPITTLSPQVLPAANRLPDPAFATGPFYFRSTTLLDASQERALHLISRARIKLDGSTILTGGEGPATSGDASLDHALASAARDAGYDAIPIPGTRFTAFRPPARAPASPQPVPHNSP; translated from the coding sequence GTGAACATACTTCTGATGCTGGCAGCGCTGGCAATCCTCTTCATCACCCTCGCGCTCCTTCGCCCGGTAGACCACGACGAGAGCCAATACGTCGCCGCCGCCGCGCTCACCGCCCACGGCCTCCTCCCCTACCGGGACTTCGCGTACCTCCAGACCCCGCTCCAGCCCTACCTCTTCGCACCCGTCGCAGCCCTAGCCGGCCCCTGGACCTGGCCAGCGCTCCGCATCCTCAACGCGCTGCTCGGCGTCGTGACGATAGCCTGCATCCACACCGCCGCCCGAACCCTCGGCGCCAAACCCAAAGCCGCACTTGCCTGCGCAGCCCTGTTCGCGACCTGCGACATCCTTCTCTTCAGCATCGGCACCGCGCGTAACGACGCGCTTCCCGCCGCGCTTCTGGCGGCCGCACTCCCCCTGATCGTCCGCCCCGCCATCACGCACAAAACCGCCGCACTCGCCGGCCTCCTCCTCGCCAGCGCCGCCGCCGCGAAGATCTCCTACGCGTTCCCCGCGCTGGCCTACGGCGTCTACGCGCTGGTCGATCGCCGCCACCGCCCTGCCGCGATCCTGCTCGGCACAGTCCCGGTGATCGCCTTCGTTGCGTGGAGTTACGCCACGAGCCCGGCCGGGTTCGTGTTCGGCACTTTCACCTTCCCGGCACGCGCCCCCGCCGAATATTACGCACTCCGCCCGTGGAAGACGTCGCTGCCCGCCAAGGCGATCGATACGCTCAAGTTCCTCGCGCTCGGCGCAGCCCTCCCCGCGCTCGCGCTGGTCGCGCGCGACGCCTGGCGACGCCGCACGGTCGGACTGCTCGATTGGCTAATCCTCGCCGGCTTGATCGCCGCACTGCTGCCGTTCCCGACGTGGCGGCAATATCTCCTCCCGGCCCTGCCCGCGTTGTTCGTCCGCCTCTCGATGATCCCGCCCCCGAGCCGTGCATGGCGGATCGCGTTCGCGACATTCGCCATCGCCGGCCTCGCCCCCTCGGTCGCGGCCCTGGCGGATTCGGACGGCCTCTCGCTGACCCAGGCCCAGCGCGAAGGCCGAGCGGTCGGCCGCACGCTCGACCGACGTGGACTCGAAGGCCCGATCACCACGCTATCTCCGCAAGTCCTACCCGCGGCCAATCGCCTGCCTGACCCCGCCTTCGCCACCGGCCCGTTCTATTTCCGCAGCACAACGCTGCTCGACGCGTCTCAGGAACGCGCACTTCACTTGATCTCCAGAGCGCGCATAAAGCTCGACGGATCGACGATTCTCACCGGCGGCGAAGGCCCAGCGACCAGCGGCGACGCCAGCCTCGACCACGCACTCGCCAGCGCCGCGCGCGACGCCGGGTACGACGCGATCCCGATCCCCGGCACGCGCTTCACAGCCTTTAGGCCGCCAGCTCGCGCCCCTGCTTCGCCGCAACCAGTCCCGCATAATAGTCCATGA
- a CDS encoding glycosyltransferase produces the protein MRIVDVNEFYSPTGGGVRTYVDRKMGIMADMGHELIVVAPGRQDRVEERPGGGRIIYLKSPGMPFDRNYGLFWDEGAIHRVLDDLDPDVVECCSPWRPAWFVGDWQGRAVKAFFMHNDNIAAYAQRWFAGVASHDQIERGFAWYSRYMNRFLEKYDVVVTNGPALEKRLRARGVRIDAAMPLGIERGHFSPDLRDTRLRAALLRQCGLPEDGMLLLGLGRHHGEKRWPLVVDAVARAGATLPVGLVLIGAGAQTKAIQRRIGGSPHIRMFAPVYDRERLARIMASCDALIHGSEAEPFGLVASEAMASGLPLIVPDTGGCAEVADRHASELYAARDAESAAAAIGRLFARDPAMLRRAAAVAARHVRSDREHAVELMDYYAGLVAAKQGRELAA, from the coding sequence GTGAGGATCGTCGACGTCAACGAGTTCTACTCGCCGACCGGCGGCGGCGTGCGAACCTATGTCGACCGCAAGATGGGCATCATGGCGGACATGGGCCATGAACTGATCGTCGTCGCGCCCGGCAGACAGGACCGCGTCGAGGAACGGCCGGGCGGCGGGCGAATCATCTACCTCAAGTCGCCGGGCATGCCGTTCGATCGCAACTACGGGCTGTTCTGGGACGAGGGCGCGATCCACCGCGTGCTCGACGATCTCGATCCCGACGTGGTCGAATGCTGCTCGCCGTGGCGGCCGGCGTGGTTCGTCGGCGACTGGCAGGGCCGCGCGGTGAAGGCGTTCTTTATGCACAACGACAACATCGCGGCGTACGCACAGCGCTGGTTCGCGGGCGTCGCGAGCCATGACCAGATCGAGCGCGGCTTCGCCTGGTACAGTCGGTACATGAACCGCTTCCTCGAGAAATACGACGTCGTCGTCACCAATGGTCCGGCGCTGGAGAAGCGGTTGCGCGCGCGTGGCGTCCGCATCGATGCCGCAATGCCGTTGGGGATCGAGCGCGGACATTTCTCGCCCGACCTGCGCGACACGCGGTTGCGCGCGGCGTTGCTGCGGCAGTGCGGATTGCCCGAGGACGGGATGCTGCTGCTCGGGCTCGGCCGGCATCACGGTGAGAAGCGTTGGCCGCTAGTGGTCGATGCGGTGGCGCGGGCGGGGGCGACTTTGCCGGTCGGGCTGGTCCTGATCGGCGCGGGTGCGCAGACCAAGGCGATCCAGCGGCGGATCGGCGGCTCGCCGCATATCCGGATGTTCGCGCCGGTGTATGACCGGGAGCGGCTCGCGCGGATCATGGCGAGCTGCGACGCGCTGATCCACGGGTCGGAGGCGGAGCCGTTCGGGCTGGTCGCATCGGAGGCGATGGCGTCGGGCCTGCCGCTGATCGTGCCGGATACGGGCGGGTGCGCCGAAGTCGCGGACCGCCATGCGAGCGAACTTTACGCGGCGCGCGATGCGGAGAGTGCGGCGGCGGCGATCGGGCGGTTGTTCGCGCGCGATCCGGCGATGCTTCGGCGTGCCGCGGCGGTGGCGGCGCGGCATGTGCGCAGCGACCGCGAGCATGCGGTCGAGCTCATGGACTATTATGCGGGACTGGTTGCGGCGAAGCAGGGGCGCGAGCTGGCGGCCTAA
- a CDS encoding DUF2141 domain-containing protein: MIRACVALVAIAALAGPAGAQVLGSDAAACRPGGGPAIAVEITGLKDRTGELKLELYPGEEADFLKDDHVLIAAGKTFRRVVVSTPPSGAPMLCIRVPRPGRYALLLTHNRDGKNKFSFWTDGAGFASNVKLGRSRPKVEQALVEVGAGVTTVRITVQYLRGLGGFGPVTP, encoded by the coding sequence GTGATCCGCGCCTGTGTCGCGCTGGTCGCGATCGCTGCGCTTGCGGGACCGGCCGGCGCGCAGGTGCTCGGCAGCGACGCCGCGGCGTGCCGACCGGGAGGGGGGCCGGCGATTGCGGTCGAAATCACCGGATTGAAGGATCGCACGGGCGAGTTGAAACTCGAACTCTATCCCGGCGAGGAAGCAGATTTCCTGAAGGACGACCACGTCCTGATCGCGGCGGGCAAGACGTTCCGGCGGGTGGTGGTGTCGACGCCGCCGAGCGGCGCGCCGATGCTGTGCATCAGGGTGCCGCGACCGGGCCGCTACGCGCTGTTGCTGACGCATAATCGCGACGGCAAGAACAAGTTCAGTTTCTGGACCGATGGCGCCGGGTTCGCGAGCAACGTGAAGCTCGGACGATCGCGCCCCAAGGTCGAACAGGCGCTGGTCGAGGTCGGTGCCGGCGTGACCACGGTGCGGATCACCGTGCAGTATCTGCGCGGGCTCGGCGGGTTCGGGCCTGTCACGCCGTGA